A stretch of Brassica napus cultivar Da-Ae chromosome C6, Da-Ae, whole genome shotgun sequence DNA encodes these proteins:
- the LOC106406855 gene encoding uncharacterized protein LOC106406855 isoform X3, producing MDPEAEIRDTKRRKEHIDMLSYVCDSEHGIPTRCPCGGSIIHEVCGKEEYDTLSGKRFFTCINYEADGFHYRQPWVIGVQEHIERLTSRVEEVEAVIKWVPEVNNKIKSLEAEVKALTVEVDRLTGKVYNLTVQVDHLEKCCFD from the exons ATGGATCCCGAAGCAGAGATAAGAGACACAAAGAGAAGAAAGGAGCACATCGATATGCTTTCATACGTGTGTGATTCAGAACACGGGATTCCGACGAGGTGTCCCTGTGGTGGGAGTATAATTCACGAGGTTTGTGGGAAGGAGGAATACGACACTCTCTCCGGCAAGCGTTTCTTCACCTGCATAAACTACGAG GCTGATGGTTTTCATTATCGTCAGCCTTGGGTCATTGGTGTGCAGGAACATATTGAACGGCTCACAAGTCGtgtggaggaggtggaggcagtGATCAAGTGGGTGCCGGAGGTGAATAATAAGATTAAGAGTCTGGAG GCAGAGGTAAAAGCCCTCACTGTGGAGGTTGATAGGCTCACTGGAAAGGTTTATAACCTGACCGTGCAGGTGGATCACTTGGAGAAATGCTGCTTCGACTGA
- the LOC106406717 gene encoding cell division topological specificity factor homolog, chloroplastic-like (The RefSeq protein has 1 substitution, 1 frameshift compared to this genomic sequence), producing MAISGNLRISASLLTPYHHHPKCLSLPSSSKVDFSGFVGSGVNILEPYKCPPGVSIIIRGDTRGKARNTGGDYELSPSPAQQEVESFLLNAINMSFFDRLNLAWKIIFPSHSSKRSSNARIAKQRLKMILFSDRCAVSDEAKRKIVNNIVHALSDFVEIESEEKVQLNVATDGDLGTIYSVTVPVRRVKAEYQDVDEVGSISNVDYKDTLDGSVDVRFDFYVPE from the exons ATGGCGATATCTGGGAATCTGAGGATCTCTGCGAGCTTACTAACTCCTTATCATCACCATCCTAAATGCCTTTCACTACCTTCTTCTTCTAAG GTTGATTTCTCTGGATTTGTGGGCAGCGGCGTAAACATCTTGGAACCTTATAAATGTCCTCCTGGAGTGTCTATTATCATTCGAGGTGACACACGTGGCAAAGCAAGGAACACCGGAGGAGACTACGAGCTATCACCAAGCCCAGCTCAGCAAGAGGTGGAGAGCTTTCTCCTGAACGCCATCAACATGAGTTTCTTCGACCGTTTAAACCTTGCGTGGAAGATCATCTTCCCTTCCCACGCTTCGAAAAGAAGCTCCAACGCGAGAATCGCAAAGCAGCGGCTCAAGATGATTTTGTTCTCGGACAGGTGCGCGGTTAGCGACGAAGCTAAGAGGAAAATCGTCAACAACATCGTTCACGCGCTGTCGGATTTCGTGGAGATTGAGTCGGAGGAGAAAGTTCAGCTGAATGTAGCTACGGATGGTGATCTCGGGACCATTTACTCGGTCACGGTGCCTGTTCGGAGGGTGAAAGCTGAGTACCAAGACGTGGACGAGGTTGGATCTATATCCAATGTGGATTACAAAGATACCCTTGATGGTTCTGTGGATGTCAGGTTCGATTTTTATGTTCCAGAGTA
- the LOC106406854 gene encoding eukaryotic translation initiation factor 5A-3 — MSDEEHHFESSDAGASKTYPQQAGNIRKGGYIVIKGRPCKVVEVSTSKTGKHGHAKCHFVAIDIFTSKKLEDIVPSSHNCDVPHVNRVDYQLIDISEDGFVSLLTDNGSTKDDLKLPTDEALLTQLKSGFEEGKDIVVSVMSAMGEEQMCALKEVAPK, encoded by the exons ATGTCGGACGAGGAGCATCACTTCGAGTCAAGCGACGCAGGAGCTTCAAAGACGTATCCTCAGCAAGCTGGTAACATCCGTAAGGGTGGTTACATCGTCATCAAGGGCCGTCCCTGCAAG GTGGTTGAGGTTTCCACTTCCAAGACTGGAAAGCACGGTCACGCCAAGTGTCACTTTGTTGCTATCGATATTTTCACTTCTAAGAAGCTCGAAGATATTGTTCCTTCTTCCCACAATTGTGAT gtTCCACATGTGAACCGTGTTGACTATCAGTTGATTGATATCTCTGAAGATGGCTTT GTCAGCCTTCTTACTGACAATGGTAGCACTAAGGATGATCTCAAGCTCCCAACTGATGAAGCTCTACTCACACAG CTCAAGTCTGGATTTGAAGAGGGAAAGGATATAGTTGTGTCTGTCATGTCTGCAATGGGAGAGGAGCAGATGTGTGCCCTGAAGGAAGTTGCTCccaagtaa
- the LOC106406717 gene encoding cell division topological specificity factor homolog, chloroplastic-like isoform X1: MAISGNLRISASLLTPYHHHPKCLSLPSSSKVDFSGFVGSGVNILEPYKCPPGVSIIIRGDTRGKARNTGGDYELSPSPAQQEVESFLLNAINMSFFDRLNLAWKIIFPSHASKRSSNARIAKQRLKMILFSDRCAVSDEAKRKIVNNIVHALSDFVEIESEEKVQLNVATDGDLGTIYSVTVPVRRVKAEYQDVDEVGSISNVDYKDTLDGSVDVRFDFYVPE, translated from the exons ATGGCGATATCTGGGAATCTGAGGATCTCTGCGAGCTTACTAACTCCTTATCATCACCATCCTAAATGCCTTTCACTACCTTCTTCTTCTAAG GTTGATTTCTCTGGATTTGTGGGCAGCGGCGTAAACATCTTGGAACCTTATAAATGTCCTCCTGGAGTGTCTATTATCATTCGAGGTGACACACGTGGCAAAGCAAGGAACACCGGAGGAGACTACGAGCTATCACCAAGCCCAGCTCAGCAAGAGGTGGAGAGCTTTCTCCTGAACGCCATCAACATGAGTTTCTTCGACCGTTTAAACCTTGCGTGGAAGATCATCTTCCCTTCCCACGCTTCGAAAAGAAGCTCCAACGCGAGAATCGCAAAGCAGCGGCTCAAGATGATTTTGTTCTCGGACAGGTGCGCGGTTAGCGACGAAGCTAAGAGGAAAATCGTCAACAACATCGTTCACGCGCTGTCGGATTTCGTGGAGATTGAGTCGGAGGAGAAAGTTCAGCTGAATGTAGCTACGGATGGTGATCTCGGGACCATTTACTCGGTCACGGTGCCTGTTCGGAGGGTGAAAGCTGAGTACCAAGACGTGGACGAGGTTGGATCTATATCCAATGTGGATTACAAAGATACCCTTGATGGTTCTGTGGATGTCAGGTTCGATTTTTATGTTCCAGAGTAA
- the BNAC06G30550D gene encoding protein RETARDED ROOT GROWTH, mitochondrial — MGRWRAVAALLRRNSQLLNSSKPSSSPPCLWKRPAIGSQASPFLNFRCFSAFPSPISIYNNDSDSGSSDVYQSYDFGTKEEEDRGKIPIKAYFLSTSIDLKGMQADNLCNVVPPTSRSTNSIALRFSDSSSGIPTMDERESVSSCRFMVVFQYGSAVLFNVDDNDVEAYLDIVRRHASGLLTEMRKDDYAVKEKPLLTEEMKGGPDYIVLKTLDTNSIRIIGSVLGQSIALDYFVSQVDKLVEEFAGINRAMEKTGTFTMHRKKLFQLVGKANSNLADVILRVGLFDRSEIAWREARYALIYEYLREEYEVTQRFGNLDFKLKFVEHNIHFLQEVMQNRRSDLLEWCIIFLLTLENILSIYEIVRESTGA; from the exons ATGGGTAGATGGAGAGCAGTCGCTGCTCTTCTTCGTCGTAATAGTCAATTACTCAATTCTTCAaagccttcttcttctcctccatgTCTTTGGAAACGCCCGGCGATTGGCTCCCAAGCTTCTCCCTTTCTTAACTTCCGATGCTTCTCAGCGTTCCCTTCTCCCATTTCGATTTACAACAACGACTCTGACTCTGGGTCGAGCGATGTTTATCAAAGCTACGACTTTGGAACAAAGGAAGAGGAAGACAGAGGCAAGATCCCTATCAAAGCCTATTTTCTCAGTACCAG TATTGATTTGAAGGGGATGCAAGCTGACAACTTATGCAATGTTGTTCCTCCCACCTCTCGCTCAACCAACTCTATTGCTCTCAGATTCTCTGATTCTTCTTCCGGTATCCCT ACGATGGATGAGAGGGAGAGTGTAAGCAGCTGCCGGTTCATGGTTGTCTTTCAATACGGCTCTGCTGTTCTTTTCAATGTTGATGACAATGACGTTGAGGCTTATCTCGACATTGTTCGTAGGCATGCTTCTGGGCTGCTTACAGAGATGAGAAAAGACG aTTATGCTGTGAAGGAGAAGCCTTTGTTGACTGAGGAAATGAAAGGTGGCCCTGACTATATTGTTCTCAAAACCTTGGATACTAATAGCATCCGTATCATTGGGAGTGTGCTCGGACAAAGTATTGCCTTGGATTACTTTGTTTCTCAG GTTGATAAATTGGTGGAAGAGTTTGCTGGTATAAACCGTGCAATGGAGAAAACCGGAACTTTCACAATGCACAGGAAAAAGCTCTTCCAACTCGTAGGGAAGGCTAATTCTAATCTTGCTGACGTCATTCTcagagttggtttgtttgacaG ATCCGAGATTGCTTGGAGAGAGGCTAGATATGCGCTGATATATGAGTACCTAAGAGAGGAGTACGAGGTCACTCAGAGATTTGGGAATCTAGACTTTAAGCTAAAGTTTGTAGAG CACAACATTCATTTCCTCCAAGAGGTGATGCAGAACCGAAGATCAGATCTTTTGGAATGGTGCATTATCTTCCTACTTACCCTTGAAAACATTTTATCTATTTACGAGATTGTCCGAGAATCCACCGGAGCTTAA